CTCACTaaaaattaagcaaaacaaCATATTGCAAAGCAAAATATGTCATTGTTATTACTGCTTCAGAGCTATTAACAAACATGAGCATTATACATGACAGAAATGAGCTGCAGTGTCTCAGGAGGATTTTGAGGCTCGTGCGCGCACACGCCTGATCATACGCGCACCTTGCAACATGTAAGCGCCGCGGTGGCGCGCACAGGGCTGTAACCTTTCACCTTTACTAACCCGTCTTAATGAATGACGTGCACAGACTGTTCCTAATCAATACTCCATCGACCCATCCATACcatcaatcaaatcaaaattGGGATCGCCTACCTTATATCTTTGTACTGTATGATCCCGGATCAATGAGAAGAAACAATCACGTTCTTCCTCCAGTCATCCATTAAACGGGCTCAACTGCGCATATAATCCAAAACAGTGCGTATGGTTATTATTCCAGAGCGTCAAGACGATGTTAcacgtttaaaaatgtaaatacatttgCGACAGATGTACACAAACATGGCAGAGATACACAAATATCATACTGCCAAAACAAGCGAAACATTCATGGGCAGGAAGTGTCAGGTAGGTTCCTTTGATCTAATGGACAGGTCAACTGCCCAATCACACGCGTTGTGCGAATAAACAACCCCGCCCCCCGCGAAGCGCTAGCCAATCGCGTTGAAGCACCGGGTCTATGTGAATTTGAAGTGGACGCGCAGGTGCATCTGAACAGTAGGGATGTCTTCCACTGCCTCCTGATGTCCTGTAATTTAACACTCTAACATTTAATCAATCTTATTGTAATCTTAACTAAATTACATACTTAAAATCGAAATTTTCTAATAAAGAGTAGATATTATTATGATGCTTTTTAAGTGAAGTTTACAGGCAGTACATTAACACCAGGCACTCTTTAAAGAGAAAAGCAAAAGATTTTCTGTATTTGTGAAGTATTTATGTGATTTATTCTTTCTtatgaactttttcatgataataataatataataattcataaaatattaatcaataatataataaatatttgataCTACATACGATAAAAATTCATATTAaaatttctttatatatatagaattaAAAAGCATTGCAACtatgtttacacacacacacattatatatatatatatatatatatatatatatatatatatatatatatatatatatatatatatataaacacgaAACAAGGAAACcagttaaatgtaaatgtataagtTGAGACTGCCATCTACTGTCCGGAACCTGGAATTAAAAAGCATTGCAACTCAAATAACTGAATAATAATTGTGGACACAATTGTTCTTTGTGCAACAAAACAGGATTTCCAgtacaaataaaacatttattgctAAACACATTTTTGTACAAATCTCACAAAGTTTCACAAAGTTCTTCTATAAGAAGAAAACACAACAGAAGCGAAAGTGGAAATGATGCCGTCCTGAAGGAAACATTTTCTGATAAACAGATTATTTTGACAGTCCTGTTGAGGTAGTGATCCGTCCAACATCATAAAGCTTTGCCTACTGATTTAAAAAATTTGGTCACTagagaatatatatttttatataaccgTTTCCAATTAATAACCCAAAACAAATCAACATATAatcatatgcttttttttttttaccagagtACATAATAAGCTATATCAAAAGATTGgttgaatttatttttcatattactCCAAGaatttatatattcataatgTTACTGATTATATGATGCCCATATTTTCATCTGCGAGGCAAAATCCTTCACGTCATTTCTGCCTGTATGATTGTCACTTGTTTGTTCTGTTTGATATAGAAATTTGCacattcataataaaaaaaaatataattcaaacACTATTTACATacaacaaatgaacaaaatcaaatgacGATCGCCAAAAAGACACATGTTTGAGTGTTATACTAGCTTATAACACTTTCGGGTATAATTCAATACTCTAAGAAAAGCCCTATTTATTAGAtctaaaactataataaaatgaGCTTACATTTTGTTCTAATCCATGCTCCTTTGTGTCTTCTTAACACATCTTTAAACTACTGAATACCACAGCATCTGAGGTATTGATGTAACAGTTCAAGCACAAAAAGACTGTAATACCAAACTACTGAAAGCCAGACATCCAGCCATCCATTCATGGCACATTTTGTacattagattattaaaataatacaagtAAACACCCAACCGCTTATGTACAAGTGTTTTACAGCCCTTTCAAAAGTTGTTTGCTTTTTGTGCTCTTTTGCTTTTGATGTTTGCGTGAAATGTCTTTGCGAAGTGAAACGATAAAGATGTGTTCACTTCAATGATATCTGATATTTACAAGTGGCTGCGCTTCCATATTTCTCTCTTAAATCCACTTCAATTCAGTATACAGATGAATGATGTAAAAGCCATCAAGATCATGTCCTGGTCATATTTCACcacaaaaaagaaataaataattaacaacaaaaaaataaaaagttacattttgcataaagaaaagtAACTCTATTTCACTACCATGAAAAATACGAGTATAGTGAGAATTCCCATTTAGAATACTGAGAATTACAACCATCTAAATGAACTGGATGGGAAAATGTGCATAATACTGTAAggcttaagttttttttttagcgaaagataattattttatgcaaaatataacttcttttttttatggaatatgaCCTGggcatgtttttttatttataatattttacatttatggcacattataaaaacatttgacAAAATGAACATCACGTACAAGAATACTGTTTGCAGAAGCTGAAAGATGAAAATGCCAATGCCATTTATGCAGCATTATGTACGATTTTATTTGACTTTTTCCTTTTCAAAATCCTCCTAATAAATCTGTTGACTTTCAGAGCATAAAGTGGATTAGAACGGATTAGCAGCTGAAACAACCGCTATTCTCTGTGAAATCCTATTTGAAGTGCTCTAGCAATGAAATTATAGAGATCAGCAATAGAGTTAATGCCAAACACTGAATCCAGCTCAACCAAAGCAAATGAAATCCAGCATAATGCTGCACTGGAGAATATTTCTATTTACATTAGATAAACCTTGTTAAAATTTAGTATAAGTCCAAAGCGCTTGGTGAGGCGTATAACCTGAATATTACAACAGCATTCAAGGCTCTTGTGTCTGTGTGGTAGAATATGGTCATATTTATTCCTTCTGATATAATAATCACTCCATTCTGAGATATTAGAATGACAtttaagtcaacatgaaatgacaTTTTACTTTAATAATGTCCATTAAGAAAGTAAAAAGGTCAGTTCTGATTTCGTGGTGACTTTACATCATTCCATGAGGTTTTCTGAGATACACCGgcagtcaaaagtttgaaataattacgattttttaaaatgcttttaaaagaagtctcttctgcccACCAAGGCtctatttatttgatcaaaaatacagtaaaaatgtgaaataattacaattttaaataactgttttaaatgccaatatattttaaactgtaatttattcttgtgatcaaatctgaattttcagcatcattactccagtcttcagtgtcacatgatccttcagaaatcattctaatatgttgatttgctgctcaataatgATCAATTATTGGTGTTCAATTATTAATTAGGGTTCTTGTTCAAGTTTTTGCTGTTTAATACTTTTGTGAGATTCCAAAGAAgttcaaagttcaaaagaacagcatttatttgaaatagaaatcttttgtaacattataaatgtctttattgacacttttgttcaatttaatgcatccaagttgaattaaagcattcatttaaatttttcttgagaaggaaaaaaaacttatttaaaggggtccttgagtatgatttgactttttttaactttagttagtgtgtaatgttgctgtttgagcataaacaacatctgcaaagttaccacgctcaaagttcagtgcaaagggaggtattttcttttacagaaatcgctttttaaggactacaacaagctgCTTCCTGgcttagtgacatcactaaccccaaaatttacataaaccccgcccccgagaacacgcaacaaagggggtgaggccatgttgggctgctttagagaagaggaagagttgttgtagtagagtgttgttaccatgccgtcattttacgccggactccggtatgaacaatgtaaggctgaacaccgttactgacaatcctcattttggctgcgtgagattctccagctttgttgttgttgagcaacagaagtgcaagctgttaaagctccgccctcttatggaaagggggccgggagcagcagctcatttgcatttaaagagacgtacacaaaaatggcgtgcgtcatttgctcacacccaaataggggcaaatttgacaagctataataaatgatctgtgggatattttgagctgaaacttcacagacacattctggagacaccagaggcttatattacatcttataaaaggggcattataggtctccATTACTaatacaaacttttgaatatcaGTGCATcagggtttccacaaaaatataaagcagcacaactgttttcaacactgatcaTAATcagaaaagtttcttgagcagcaaatcatcatattagaatgatttctgaaggatcatgtgacactgaagactggagtaatgatgctgaaaattcagctttgatcacaggaataaatcagtgcttttaaattgtaaaaatatttcagaatattgctgtttttactgatcAACAGCCCTGATCAGgcgagcagaagagacttcttttaaaaccattgcaaaaatgtattaattgcaAACCTTTGACCGGTAGTGTACACCTGAACAAATGAACAGAATAGGCCTCTGTTCAAAATTGAGGttcttgtttaaaataaaagccaaaaaaataatactcaATTTGGCATTCTGGTAAAGGATGCTTCCATGCTGAGGTTTCTCAAATGTTCCACTAGCAGATCTGGGAGGCCCGTCGGGTCTGGTGGGCTCTTGCACAAGTGGAGGTATGGCGGTTGAAGCTGTCTCTCCACATGAAGCGTTTCGAGCACAGGCTGCACTCGTAGGGTTTAATGCCCGTGTGGATCTTCATGTGGCCCACCAAGTGATGCTTCATTTTGAAGCTTTTGCCGCAAACGGCGCAACCGAACGGCCTCAGACCCAGGTGCATGCTCATGTGGCGGTCCCTCTGGCTTTTGTGCGTAAAACTTTTGCCGCACTGACACGGATAGAGCTTATAAACCACCGAGGCGAACCCTGAGTGAGAAGTTTCCTCCTTCAGGCCACCGTCAACAGGTGTCTCATCTTGAGAAACATCTGCACTTCCTTCTAGTTGCAGTTTCTCCTTGGACGGTGGGTCAGAGAGCTCGTCTCCGGCTTGTGAAAAGCCCTCCATGGAGGACCCGTAGAAGTCCGAGGGCTCTTCGTAGGAGCAATCTCCATCCAAACACTCCACCAACTTCTCTTCAAAACAATCCTCAGCTATGTTTGGATTGTGGCAGTTTTCATCCGAATCGTTCACGGTGTGTTCACTGCCAAACAGGCCGCCGCAGGCTTCTCGATTCTGCCTCTCTGCTTTTATATGCACCTTCTTCCTGTGTCCCATTATGCTCGGCGGCACGTAGGCAGGTCTAGAGCACTGGTTTTCCATTGCATCCGACCCATTCTCGCTGCTCGGATCATCTGGAGACGAGCAGCCGGCGCTTTCCAAAGTTCCCAAAGTGGGAATCGAAAGGCCGTCATCAACTAGATCTTCCGCTTGACCTGCAGTCTGGCC
This DNA window, taken from Megalobrama amblycephala isolate DHTTF-2021 linkage group LG4, ASM1881202v1, whole genome shotgun sequence, encodes the following:
- the zbtb43 gene encoding zinc finger and BTB domain-containing protein 43; the protein is METDANSFHVEFPDFSCSLLKKLNQQRQRGQLCDLMVSLGGHQFRAHRAVLAASSPYFCDQVLLKNSARVVLPDVMHPCVFEQLLLSCYTGALSVPSGEVVAFLTAASFLQMWHVVDKCTELLEVGKKKNSCSGHFDHGSSPRGDGYGTDNEDTGQTAGQAEDLVDDGLSIPTLGTLESAGCSSPDDPSSENGSDAMENQCSRPAYVPPSIMGHRKKVHIKAERQNREACGGLFGSEHTVNDSDENCHNPNIAEDCFEEKLVECLDGDCSYEEPSDFYGSSMEGFSQAGDELSDPPSKEKLQLEGSADVSQDETPVDGGLKEETSHSGFASVVYKLYPCQCGKSFTHKSQRDRHMSMHLGLRPFGCAVCGKSFKMKHHLVGHMKIHTGIKPYECSLCSKRFMWRDSFNRHTSTCARAHQTRRASQIC